GTAGTAACTAATAGGTAATGAAGGACTACTAGCTAATGAACTTGCTGTATGTCAGTTCCCTTCCTGAGAGAGCACTTTAGTGACCCCAGGAGGTCTGCTCAGAAGGCCCATGGGCTTCTGCCTCTGTAAGAACCCTATCAAGAATCCAGGTTTTATGGGAGAAGAATTTGTTTTATGGTTTAACTTATTCCCACAGGTTCCATCAAAGTGATAAACTTCAACCCCTCCAGGCCCCTGGAGTGGCTGGGTATAATACTGCAAATGAGACATAGGAAGTGAGCAGGAAGTTCTTTTTGAATTTTAGACTCTGAGTAGTGGCCGGGCTTCCAGAGTTAAGCTGTAGCAGAGCCCTCCCCAGCATCAATCTCTAGGTAAGACTTTATCAAGCAGGTATTTTCATCTTCACATTCCTTCTTAGCCTGATCACTAAGAGACCTAGAAGATTCAGAAATATGGAGAGGTTTTGAATAATCAGGGTCCATAAAACACATAATTCAAAcacagaaactattttaaaaaacagttattcTGCTTTTCAAATGCTATAGTGAAGAGTCTGGCTTCAAAATTAGTAAATTGACTATATTTCTAATTAACTGTGTAAACTGGAACAAGTCTTCTCCCCTTTCTGGATCCcagtttttttggttgttgtttgtttgttttttttaaatgaagacattGAGTGAGATAATCTCTAAAATTGTATCCCCCTTCTCACCCCCAGATCTTTGGCCGTATGCCTAAACAATTATGAACTATGAATAATGCAGCTGTGGTatctgaagaaaataattcaaggCATATATTCTAAAAGCTTTCTAGAATTAGGGGAATAAACTAGGATTTCAATGGACCTAAGTAAGATAAATGTAAATTTGTATATGTGGTAGGTTTTAAGAGAGCCCTGATTCCAATATCAGGAAATGGGAGTAGATGAGTAACCGATGAGTGGAAGAGATACACAAGTCATCTTGATCACCCTCTTTTTCATTACCCACCATAACTCTGATAtatcaggcattgtgctaagtactCTAGGAGGTACGACATGGTATGAAGTTTCCTCATTAATTTCAAGAAGCTCACAGAGAGTTGCTTTGGAGTGATAAGACATATGCATGGAAAATAATTGCAGTGCATTACAGGATATATTTGGGGGGACAGTGAGAAAGTACTACTGAGAATTTAGAAGTGTGAAAGAACAGTATTTAACTTAGATGGTTAGGGGAAAAAATAACAGACTTGAGCTAGAAAATGGTTCAAGTGTCTTCAGATTGATAAAAAATAAAGCGTATTTCTAGAGAGGGTACACTGCAAACAAAGCAGTCTAGGCTAAATACAGAAACTCACTTGGCAAACACTGAAATTGCTATAATGCTGATGAAAAGAGTATTTGAAAACATGACTCTGGACCAGAGCAGTAGGGTTGTATCACAGAGCAAAGCAAAGAATAATGGTGAAAGCCAGATTTCTGGTCATTGGAAGGGATAGTTGTAAACTAAAGCATTTCAAAAATGGAGAGAACTGTCTTATGGGTCAGGAAGCTTCCAGTGCTGTAAATCCAGGCAGAGGGTGGATGCCCATTTGTGGGGACATGAATTCCTTTATGAGTGAGAAGATACCAGTTTTTGCTGGGCTGAATCAAAATTAGAAACATAAGTACAATATGAAGTTTGATACACATGATTTATCCTTCTATTTTAGCCTTCCTTTTTGTGATATTTAaaggtcttttctttttatgaactgttggaaatatataatacatttaagaTATTCTAACAATCCAATGAAATCCAAAATTATGGGGGCCACTAGAGAGGCATAGTTCCTAAAGCTTTTTTCAACACTAACTTAAGGTTTATCTGTACTAGAAGTTACAAtcataattagaaataataaaataaattttttttaaaaaagggaaaaccaTCGGTATTTTTGCCATCTTAAAGCGGGtgtgaagaagagaaggaaatggtCCAAACCTCTGAGAACTGTGAACTTGTAAGATGAGGGAGTTGGGGGTGCCAGTTTTCCATGGAAAATAATACTTGATCTGATCCTGGTGACTTTGATTGCTTAGGCAGAGTATGGAGGGAGTGAAAAATAGCTGGTCATTAATGAGTGATGATACAATGTATAGTGTGATAATAAGTATTTGGAGTTATGTGGAAACTTTACCTTCTTAGAAAGGAGAGGACAAGATACTGGCTTCTCATATTCAATCTTCTGACCAGCCATCTATGTAGATCTGAAAATTTAGTTAAGGGTTCAGAGTCTAGACAACTCATCTGTGAGTGGGACTGGAgcccagagaaggaaagaggcagCTCTAGAATAGaaccttttatttatatttagaagGGAAGGAATGTAGAACATCTAGAAAATAAGGGTCTGAGAAGAAGTAGACATTTAGGGATAATCCTTTATAGAAGGCAGGTATGCATCCAAGACTCCAAGGAAACAGAAGGCAGAATTGGGCAGTGGATAGACATGGATATGCAGTGAgaaaaactaagacaaagaaatTTTGGATAATAAAGCAATTGTGCTAAAGCAAAATCATCCATATAAAAGTTTGGCCCAGAAGTAGTTCTCTGGAATCTTAGTAGAGAAACATCCTATATTAAGTCTTGTATTGAGAAAGGCTTTTGTGTATGGGATGGACATGCTCCCTAGGTTTAGAAAAATGCCAAGAAAAATCAGAGTAAACAAAGTTAGTCTGGATGAATTTTAGGATCCTGGAGAGGGAAGAAGTGATAAGAAGACTGGAAGGCAGAAGGAGAAGACTCGGTGTCTTTCGTAACTCTTGGCCTTTGCACAAGCACTCCCTTTTGTTTCAAatactgttttttcatttttccatctaAAAAATTCTGACACTTTATTcacttcaaataaaaattatatattctggcaaggcaaggtggcttatgcctgtaatcccagcacttttagaggccaaagcaggcggatcacttgagcccaggaattcaagaccagcctgagcaacatggctaaaccctgtctctgccaaaaacacaaacatttgctaggcgtggtggcgcatgcctgtagtcccagctacttgcaaaggcagaggcgggaggattgcatgagccagggaggtcaaggctacagtgagcagggatcctgccactgcactccagtctgggtgatagagggagatgctgtctccaaaaataataataataataaagtctgtGTTCTATGAAATTTTCCTGATTTATCTCCATATCCAGCCCATGGCTCGTAACTCCTACTACATATGCAAATTAGCAGTTAtcttaattgatttgcatattaattacataaatatttattgagttgttGTAACTATATTTCAGACATGGCTCTAAGGACTTGACATACACcagtaaacaaaatagaaaagaaaaaaactttgcCCTTAAGGAACTTATACTCTCAAAGAGGAGAGAACCAATAAACAATAGGAATAAGAAATAAGTACATTTTACAGGTTAGAACATGATAAGTCCTctggaaaaaaagttaaaagttaagtAGAGAAAGGCAATAGCAGTACGGAATATGGATGTAAGGATGGAGGCACATTGCTGTTATATAGGGTGGCCCAGGTAGTTGAGCTGGTGAAATTTGAGCAAAGATAAAATCAATGAAAGAGCTATCCAAATGGTGAAAGAGattcaagaagaagaaaagagctaCAGCAAAGGTTGTTAAATGATATGTCACTGAACACATTTGATCAATGGAAATGCAGAacctaatttaaaatttaacaggATCACTCTGCTGTGTTAAGATGAGGCTACAAGTGGACAAATGCAAGTAGGGAGATCTGTTAGGAGTCAATTACAGTAATAGAGGTAAGATAAAAGTGACTTGGACCAAGGTGGTAAAACACAGTCAGTTCCTGGATAtatgagagaaagacagaaacaagGATGACTGCAGGAGTTTAGTCTGTCAGTTGGAAGATTGCAATTGCCATCATTTGTGATGGTGAAGACTAGGGGTAGAGCCCCCAGGAGTTCAGTTTGAGATGGCTCTTAGACTTACAAGAGGAGATGTGAGTAGGTAGTGAAATATATGAGTCTGGAGTAGGGGAGAAAAATATTGCCTGAGATATGGATTTAGATGTCTTCAACACATTTATAGTGTTTAAAGCTCTGGTATTGGATGGCATTAGCAGATGATTTGAGTTTAtatagaagaggaaagaaaagattaAACATGGACCATGGGCACTGTGACATTGAAAGGGTGGGGCATGGAGGAGAAACTAATGATgcagaatgagaaagaatgaCTAATAAGATAGAAAGTAACCAAAAGTATAGTACCCTGAGAATCAAGTGAAGGAAGTGTGTGAACAGGCAGGATAAATCAACACTGTCAAGATACATAGATAGTCGAAATAAGCTGAAGAGTGAGAAATGACCGTTGGATCCAGGAAATCTTAGATAATTAATGTCTATGAGAAAGGAGGTTTTAATGGCGTGGTGGTAATGCAAATCTAATTAGAGTGGGTTTAAGAAGGAACTTAAAGAGAGACATTAAAGGCAATGCATATAGCCGACTCTTGGAAGAGTTTTCTTTTAGGGACTTAGAAATAGAGCAGTGGCTGTGGGATgagtaaagagaaagaatttaAGGCTCttgctttgttgtttgtttagtaAATGAGAATAATAGCAGGTTTTTACGTTGATAGAGTATTCCATGAAAGAGTTGTATAATAGTTAGTTGTTTCTCTATACTCTGTATTAGAATATTAGTTTGTTAGCATCAGgtgtcacattttatttatctgtttagtCCCTGTTCTAAGTATAATACCTAGAGTACTGAAAATACTCAATTGTTGTTACATGGACTTCAACACAGCAGAGCATGTATATGTAATATCTACAGAAGCAATAAACCAGAAAAGAGCATTTGAAGTTGATAGAGGGGGAAATGGCAGGAAGAATTGATGAAGTGGCCACAGTCTGAAATTGAAATGCAGAAATATAGATTTTCCTCCTGTCTTTCTTTGGCTCTTTTATTTACTACAACCTTCTTATTTTTGACTGGAGCTCTCACCAGTGTCCAAAAGAGGTCTAAATTCTGACTTACATGCCCCTGAAAGATGCTAGCAGACCTGAGTTCTCATAAAGGAATAGGAGGGAGCAGAAGGGAAAATAGTTGATTCTTTGGTAGCCAGAaagttgaagaagaaaacaaattaaaataagaagttagaaaataatattcaaattatatCTATTTGGTCCAGTACAGTATCAATATATTATCAGTATAAATGATGATTTGTATCTTAGACGAACAATATgtataaatgttaatatataCCTTGGATTAGAAACACTTAAATTTCTAAAATCTATATAGATTCTACTGAGAAAATCAACTGGGTTACAGGATGGATTAGGAAGGCCAAAAATGAGCTGTGTTAGTCAGGGAAGACTAAACATAAAGGTGAATAGTCTGAAGGAGGCTGTTGACAGGAAGGGCAGGGACGTATGGAATTGAAATGTTGACCTCTCAAAGCATTTATTGAGAGGGTTTTACTTTGGAGGTGAGTGAAGGGAGGGCAATAGTAATTTGAGGGTTGCCTTCTTGTTAGAACCTCTATAGTTCAACTTTCTTTCCTGTCCTTCCACACTTCACATCTAGGGACATGAATGGTGAGCAATGGACACAGGGAACTGGAGCCAGGTAACAGAATTCATCATCCTGGGCTTCCCCCATCTCCAGGGAGTCCAGATTTATCTCTTTCTCCTGTTGCTTCTCGTTTATCTCACAACTATGTTGGGAAACCTGCTGATATTCCTGGTGGTCTGCCTGGACTCCCAGCTTCACACACCCATGTACCACTTTATCAGCATTCTCTCCTTCTCAGAGCTTGGCTATACAGCTGCCACCATCCCTAAGATGCTGGCAAACTTGCTCAGTGAGAAAAAGACCATTTCGTTCTCTGGGTGTCTCCTGCAGATCTATTTCTTTCACTCCCTTGGAGCAACTGAGTGCTATCTCCTGACAGCTATGGCCTACGATAGGTATTTAGCCATCTGCCGGCCCCTCCACTACCCAACCCTCATGACCCCAACACTCTGTGCAGAGATTGCCATTGGCTGTTGGTTGGGAGGCTTGGCTGGGCCAGTAGTTGAAATTTCCTTGATTTCACGCCTCCCATTCTGTGGCCCTAATCGCATTCAGCACATCTTTTGTGATTTCCCTCCTCTACTGAGTTTGGCTTGCACTGATACGTCTATAAATGTCCTAGTAGATTTTGTTATAAATTCATGCAAGATCCTAGCCACCTTCTTGCTGATCCTCTGCTCCTATGTGCGGATCATCTGCACAGTGCTCAGAATTCCCTCAGCTGCAGGCAAGAGGAAGGCCTTCTCCACGTGTGCTTCCCACCTCACTGTGGTTCTCGTCTTCTATGGGAGCATTCTCTTCATGTATGTGCGGCTGAGGAAGAGTTACTCACTGGACTATGACCGGGCCCTGGCAGTGGTCTACTCAGTGCTCACACCCTTCCTCAATCCCTTCATCTACAGCTTGCGCAACAAGGAGATCAAGGAGGCTATGAGGAGGCAGCTAAAGAGAATTGGGATATTGGCATGAGTTGGGGCTGGGAGTAGGCCAAGGCTGGACCTGAGGGTATGGTGACCGCAGGGATCAACAGTGGCCAGAGACGAGAAACCAAAAATTCAGTGCTTTTCTATGTGGGGTGGTGCAGCTGCAGCAAGTGCTGACTGACTTTCAGTGTTACAGCGACCTTCATACTGTCTGCTGGAGCCACATTCGGTTTGAGACCAGAGACTAGGGAAAGTACACATCCCTTCAACATGATGTGGTGCAGTGATTTTCAAAACTCAGATGTTTATGTATCATacttaggattttttaaaatttgtgtcttacctattttatatatataggcATTTTTCAAATTTACTTCACTTAATGTAAATATAGTCAGTCACGTCCTAAACAAAATGtgctaaataaaatttagaatatgaAATTCATGATGTTTTTTGTACCACTTGTAATCATTTCATGTGGAGAAGACTGGTACAGTAGAAAAAAGCATGTTTTTTGAACTCACATATATCTGGatttaaatcatattttgttCAGTCACTTGCTAAATACTTAATCTTTAGAAAGTAACTTAGCATCTCTgagtcttaatttcattatttgataACGATATTTTCTTGAAGAGTCTTTTGAATATTAGTGTTAAGATTTGTAAACCACAGTGCACAGTGTCTGACATGTAGGTGATAGTAAATAAATAaggacttatttttattttattctgcaaGACCTCTCATCATTACTCTGAGTCTTAGAACAATATCtagtaaaacataaataaacaaaaatactttCCAGGTGTTTTCCCCAAAGGAAAGGAGCAAACTAGCCAGAAGGAATACTTGTATAGTATACAAGTATAGTGTACTTGAAAAGTATAGTTTGTCACAGTTCTGTTTGGACAAGTTTCATGTACCTGTCTTAGTGGTCCTAATATCTATGCCCAGTGTAATGTAAGAAAGTATGGGAGTCGAGTCAGTGGCAAGAAATAGGATTACTTTTACGTTAGACCATTTCTTTATTTAAGAGATGGCTAATTATTTCTTGaaacatgtgaaaaataattctaaagtgTAGCATATGAAAGATCTGGGGATTTAATTAATAGCTAATATTATGTATTCTTTATGTGTCCTTCCACGAATGGAGGATCAAATATTAGCTACAAGAAATCTTTGAATTCTATAGAACTTCCTAAGAAGATCACAAAGTATTTTTAACACCACACTTTTAAAGGtattcatccatccatacatTCAATTTAACACGTTTATTTAGCTCTTACTATATATCAGACGCAGTGTCAGCCCTACAAAAGCAATGAACAAGACATATATATGTCCAGGTCCTATCTTTAGGGTGTTTTAAAAGAGTTgagaatataaatgttaaaattacaattaatttataattagttataattaattataattgcAGGAAGTAGTATTAAGATAAACATGCATTCTTTCCTTGAGAAAGTTGCATTTAAACTGAAAACTGAAGAATAAGTCAGTTAGCCATTTTTATGAAAGCATGCATAGCAACTATTGTATCTATTCTGAAATATTAGAAATTCAGAACTTGGTAGATGAAACAACTTGCCAAAACTATTGAGTAAGTCAGAGTCAGGGACTCTGAATTAAGAAAAGTATTCATCCTTCCAGGCTAGGTTTCTCTAATCTTTAAAAGGaccagggaaggaaaggaaaaggactAAGATATAAAAGTAATAGTTTAAAACATAACAACCAGGTTATGGGTTTGGAAACAAAAATGCAGTGGCTGAGCGGCTGCCAGGGTTGCTTTGTTCCTTGGAACTTCCCTCCCtgtttaaagaaaatgatttaaactGAGAGAATGATGTTCTTTGCCCCAGTTTTAGAGAAGCATCGTTTAACCTCATACTCTGAGAATTTTTGACTCTTTCACTAAAGCATTCAATTACAAGACTGATAATTTTCCaagtccaaaataaaaataactgtgtCTTATGAAAGTTAATAAATTTCTAACATGAAGGAACAATGCTGCATCATAAATGGGACTCtacttctttctattttatttttttttttggagttggggtcttactctgttgaccaggttggagtgtattgatcactgcagcctcaaactcctggcctcaagcaatcctccctcctcagcctcctaaataattggtgttacaggcatgaaccatagCATTTTCTACCTGTGAAATGGTAAATTGCTGTTTtgtttgtatcaaaatattatgTAACGGTTTCAGTTCTTGGCCCTGAGAAAGTCATTTTGTGAAATTTGGGGAACTCAGCTATTGCTACTAGGATTTCAGAAAGCAGAAACTAAAGATTTAATAGCATCCTCTGGACTTTTCCAACATGTTGGCCCTATAAGTAATTTTTATCTCATAACAATAGTAAAAAATAACTGCTAAACATTATAGGCACTGTGCTcagtatttttatatgtatatatgattatatatatataacatatattatatatatagtctttACAATCTATGAAACTCCCATAATATAGATAGAAATATTAAGACCCAGAACACCTGTCTCAGTTTTCAAGGTTGTAAAGCTGGTTAGTGGAAAAGCCATGATTAATCTTTAGACATTAGGATTTTGAAGTTCTCAGTCTTAATGAGACCTTAAGTCTACTCTAATAAAGAGAAGCTTTCTGGTTATTGGAACTAGTTAACAATGGGAAAGCCACCTTAGTTAAATGTTCAAGCAGAGGCTAAATTACCTTTTTTGTCATATGCTGATGAGGAGTTCACATATTTAgatgtagaaaaaaatagatgtctttttttaacttttattctaagttcaggggtacatgtgcaggtttgtaatataggtaaacttgtgtcatagaggtttgttgtacagattatttcatgacCCAGGGATTAAGCCTagcacccattagttattttttctgctcctctccctcctctcactctCCACTTTCTGGAAGTttccaatgtgtgttgttcccctccatacgtccatgtgttctcatcatttagctcccacttataagtgagaacatgcagtactcggttttctgttcctgtgttagtttgctgaggataatggcctccaactccatcaatgtccctgcaaagaatatggtctcattcctttttacggctgcatggtattccatggtgtgtatgtaccacattttctttacccagtctatcattgatgggcatttgggttgattccatgcctttactactgtgaatagtggttcagtgaacatacatgtgcatgtgtctttataaaaaaaatgctttatattcctttgtgtatatatgcatctggcaaaggtctaatatctaacatctataaggaacttaaacaaatttacaacagaaaacaaacagcccGATTAAGAagtaggcaaagaacatgaacagataccatctcacaccagttagaatggctattattaaaatgtcaaaaaatagtAGATGGTGGCGagactgcagagaaaaaggaatgcttatacactgtagatgggagtgtaaattcgttcagccatcgtggaagacagtgtggtgattcttcaaagacctaaagacagaactaGATGTCTTCCAAGGTAACTTCAGGTTCAGAGCAAATGAGGACAAATGACTATTCTTTTACACAGATGACCTTAAGGAAAAGGTAAGAATGCCAAACTAATAGGAGAGAGCCCTATACTGAACTAAGGCTGGCACTAAGAAGAAATTAAGAGGGGTACCTAAAAATAAAGTACTGAAGGATCTGGATAGACTTATTATTTTAGCCTGGCTCCTTTGAGTTCTGTTTCCACTTGGGTGGCAAGTTTTCCATTCTTTACTCCTTCTCCTTCTGTTATCTTAGGCCGATATGTGCGTTGCTTATCATTGACCTCAAAGGCTGACCCTTCTCACTCTGTCTCATTTCTTCCCACAGGCCTTGATCCACCAATTCTCTCAGCCAGCCCAACCTGTTAGTCAGTTGGTGCACTAGCCAAGAACAAAGCTTGGATAGTTGACAGATAATCTGCAGAATTATATACTGTGTTCTGGCAATCAGAAGGATGAGAAAACGTTTCTGCTATAAGTGAACCCCTACTTAGTCTAATGAGAGATGTGGGACAAACAAAACTATATTAAtagcaagagaaacaaaaagaaaaaaaaaaacatatcaaaataagGGCCAATATTGGTCCTAAAATCAGTGCCAGAGATATTAGTGTGAGGAATCTTTCTTAAAGACTGCAGTAGTTTGGAACCAGGTTGAGAAGCTGGGGGCAACagtattaaaaagtaattatttctgAGGTTCAGTCATAAAGGTTAAGGATATCTTTGTGAAAAGAATCAATGTGCAAGgttgagagagagaagagaattaAAAAGGGTACACATCTAAAGAGgtttcaaacacacacaaaaaaacttcagAAGGTTTAGAGGAAATAAAATGGCCTAGGGTTGGGAACAATGAATCCATAGGGATTATCTCATCTCATGacaagaaaaacattaaattttatgGGTAATGACATTCTCATTAATAGCAGCAATAATGATTCATTAGACTCCAAGGCCTCCAAAGGCAAGACCACTCATATGATAGCCACTAAGTGAATCCTCTGCACCTAACAGGGTGCCATAGAATTTCtactcaaacttttaaaaaataaataaatcttgatGACTTGAGGAATAAACCCTTTCACCACTTAACGTATGATAATTTGTCATTGCATTTACTTATTGAATACCATATTTCCTTTAGAACTTCTCTTAAGTTTTGGGATTAGGATGAAAGCCTGTGAACTAGGTATGAGATCATGGTCAATAAAGACATGGCTCTGGGACCAGACATAATGAATTTCTGCCTTAGATTCAAAATAATTATCTCTGTGTACTTGGACTAGTTATTGCAACTCTGTGTATCATGTTTCTCATGTAAAAAgttcatatttattaaatagaattGTTGatgataaatgagataatacatgttaGGAAATTGTTAAAAATGAGTATTAAATAGCCTCAGGACTAGAAATGATCTTAGTGATCATCCAGCACAGCTGTTCCTAAATCTTACCCATCATCTGAATTTTCTGGGagatttttagaaatgcaaaaggcCAGGCTTCACTTTCAGATTTTCTGAACCACAAATGTTAATGATCGGTTTGAGCAATCACTGATCTAATCCAACCACATAATTATAGAGGAAGCTAAAGGCCAGCAAATTAAGTGGATCATCCAAAATGGCACAACTTAGTGTCAGAAAAAGGTATAAAATACAGTCCTTAAATCTTCTTGTCCCATAGTCTTTCCATGATGCCACAATCACATGAGGGCTGAGGAATTCATGGAGGAAAGAATCATTAACTCCTAGGACTCATTGAAAACTGGTAAGGTTTCATTAAACTTTGGGGAAAAGAAGTTTGCATAATTTAGCTTTTTGAACATCAAGTAAATTACACAAACTTATATATTTATTGGGGACAGAGAATACAGTAGAGTACCTAAggttaaatcccagctctgtcactatgtatatgaccttaggcaagtcattaTTCTGTGAGCTTTAGTTTCAAGATTTAAATAATAGTGATCCCTGACCCATTTACTTCAGGGTATTTTAGATTTCAAGAGGATTTATacctgtgaaaatattttaaatagtaatgTGCTCAAGACATGTAGTAGACTGTTATTAATTTTTGTGGAACCCCTTGGGGTCTAAAATTCTGTAACACATCATGTACATAATCAGTTCACCTTTGCTGAAATGAGTTTGGGAATTAAATGAGCTAAAAGTGGAGAAGACCAATCTCTAGTATCAGGAAACGATTTATTTATATGGAATGCCAAATGACAGGGGATGCATTTCCAGAAAGGGTATTGGGGAAGTTAGCAGTAGCAATTCTCAGAACTTTCTTGTCTGTCATACCTCTTCTATTCTGCTTCCCGGCTCCACTAGCATGTCACATCACTGAAGAGACTAGCAGGAGCCTCGCTGCTAGAGTGCAAGGAGGAAGCCAACCTGTGTTAAAAGCAAGAGAGTCCATCTATACTGCTTCAGCTACCACAAGCATAGTATGGGCATTGACGTAAACGGGCCATCCACTTACCATCCACAGCCTGTATACAGCAgtttgttgcgggaagtcagggaccccaaacggagggaccgactgaagctgtggcagaagaacataaatcgtgatgatttcatggacatttattagttccccaaattaatacttttataatttcttgcaCCTGtttttactgcaatctctgaacataaattgtgaagatttcatagacacttatcacttccccaattaATACCCTtatgatttcctatgcctgtctttaatctgttaatcccatcatcttcataagccgAAGAGGATGAATGTCTCCTCAGGACCCTGTgttgattgcgttaactgcacaaattgtttgtagagtgtatgtgtttgaacaatatgaaatctgggcatcttgataaaagaacaggataacaacaatgttcagggaacaagagagagaagaCTTCTGACTGCCTGGGAGCCagacggaacagagccatatttctcttctttcaaaggcaaataggagaaatatcgctgaattctttttctcagcaaggaatatccctgagaaagagaatgcaccctgagggtaggtctatagATGGCCCCCTTAAGGCG
This DNA window, taken from Macaca mulatta isolate MMU2019108-1 chromosome 1, T2T-MMU8v2.0, whole genome shotgun sequence, encodes the following:
- the OR6N1 gene encoding olfactory receptor 6N1 encodes the protein MDTGNWSQVTEFIILGFPHLQGVQIYLFLLLLLVYLTTMLGNLLIFLVVCLDSQLHTPMYHFISILSFSELGYTAATIPKMLANLLSEKKTISFSGCLLQIYFFHSLGATECYLLTAMAYDRYLAICRPLHYPTLMTPTLCAEIAIGCWLGGLAGPVVEISLISRLPFCGPNRIQHIFCDFPPLLSLACTDTSINVLVDFVINSCKILATFLLILCSYVRIICTVLRIPSAAGKRKAFSTCASHLTVVLVFYGSILFMYVRLRKSYSLDYDRALAVVYSVLTPFLNPFIYSLRNKEIKEAMRRQLKRIGILA